Genomic segment of Deltaproteobacteria bacterium:
AGCGCTGGACCTTCGACCAAGTCTACCTGTGGGACGGCTTCCACGTGGTACCCATCTCCCTGGGGCTGTTCGGCCTGGCCGAGATCACCGACCTGCTGGTCTCGGGCAAGAGCATCGACTCGGGCGCCCTGGGCCGGCTCAAGGGCCGCTGGGAAGGCGTGCGCGACGCCTTCCGCCACTGGTGGCTGGTGGTCCGCTCCGCCACCCTGGGGGTATGGATCGGCATCATCCCGGGCCTCGGAACGCTGGTGGTGGACTGGTTCGCCTACGGCCACGCCCTCCACACCGAGAAGAACCCGGAGAGCTTCGGCACCGGCGACGTCCGCGGCGTCATCGCGCCGGAGAGCGCCAACAACGCCAAGGATGGCGGCGGCCTGATCCCGACCCTGGCCTTCGGCATCCCCGGCAGCACCAGCATGGCACTGTTCCTCGGCGCCATGGAGATCCAGGGCCTTACCCCGGGGCCCGAAATGCTGAACCAGCACCTCGACATCATCTTCACCATCGCCTGGAGCCTGGCCCTGGCCAACATCATCGGCACCGGCACCTGTTTCCTGTTCACCGACCACCTGGCGCGCATCGCCACCATCCGCGCCCAGCTCCTGGCGCCGGTGCTGCTGGTTATCATGTTCCTCGGCGCGTTCATGGCCCGCCGCCACATCGCCGACATCATCCTGTTCCTCTTCTTCGGGCTGCTGGGCTGGACCATGAAGCGGCAGGGATGGCCGCGCCCTCCTCTCATCATCGGCTTCGTGCTCGGCTCCACGGTGGAGAAGTACCTCTACATCTCGATCCTGACCTACGGCTGGACCTGGCTGTCGCGCCCCTGGGTCATCGTGCTGTTTCTCCTGATCGTCGCGGCGCTGGCCACGCCGGCAATCCAGCAGTACCGCAACCGGACCGCCGCGGCCACGAATCCATGAGGCCATGCAAAAGACCCTCTCCCTGCTGTTCGACGGGTTCTTCCTGGTGCTGCTGGCCGCGGCCGTGGCCACGGCCTGGCAGTGGCCCTTCGCCACCGGGCTCTTTCCCCTGACCATCGCCATCCCCGTGTCGCTGGTGGCTGCCGCGCAGTTCGCCAAGGACGCGTTCTTCCAAGGCGGCCAGAACGAGGACAGCGGGCAACGGGAACGCATCCGCGACATCGAGGTGGACCGCTCGGTGCCCGCGCGCCTTGTGGTGCAACGGGCAGGCACCTTCTACCTCTGCGCCCTGGGCTTTCTGGCCGCCATCCTGCTCATCGGGTTCAAGTTGTCCGTCCCGCTGTTCATGGTGTTCTATTTCAGGCGCTTCAGCCGGGCGGGGTGGCCCGTGACGCTGATCCTCACGGGGCTCTTGACGGGGTTGGTGCTCGGGCTGTTCGACGCCATCCTGCACGTGGGGTGGCCGGACAACCTGCTTGGACATGTCCTCGATCGGTGGAAAGCGTAGAATAGCGCCCTTCGACTTCGCTCCGCTTACGCTACGCTACGCTCAGGACGAACGGTTGTGATAGCCATTCTTCCGTTCGTCCCGAGCGTAGCGCAACGAAGTCGAAAGGCGCCGTCTTTTCTCAGCACGAACGGTTGCGATAGCCGTTCCTCCGTTCGTCCCGAGCGTAGCGCAGCGAAGTCGAAAGGCGCCGTCTTTTCTCAGCACGAACGGTTGCGATAGCCGTTCCTCCGTTCGTCCTGAGCGTAGCGCAGCGAAGTCGAAGGGCGCCGTCTTTTCTCAGCACGAACGGTTGCGATAGCCGGTTCGCCGTTCGTCCTGAGCGTAGCGGAGCGAAGTCGAAGGGCGCCGTCTTACGACCGGCACCCAGGCCCTTCGTTGACATTCTCTCCGCGACGCGCGTATAGCAATGAACGGATTGTGACACAAAAACGAACCGATGACCGTACGAACCGGGAGGATCCCATGAAATCGAGAATCACCTGGACATGGCTCACGTTAACCTGCGTCGCGCTC
This window contains:
- a CDS encoding tripartite tricarboxylate transporter permease — encoded protein: MLDAIGQASLHILDPVHLLMLFAGTFLGLMLGVIPGIGGVTGLALLLPFTFDMDAVSAFAFIIGMLAVTTTSDTIPSVLFAVPGTVGSQATIIDGHAMAKRGEAGRAFGAAFTVSALGGIFGALLLTLSIPILSPLVLTFGSPEFFMMAVLGVCMVASLSGSALMKGVIAGGSGLILATVGTDPILSVERWTFDQVYLWDGFHVVPISLGLFGLAEITDLLVSGKSIDSGALGRLKGRWEGVRDAFRHWWLVVRSATLGVWIGIIPGLGTLVVDWFAYGHALHTEKNPESFGTGDVRGVIAPESANNAKDGGGLIPTLAFGIPGSTSMALFLGAMEIQGLTPGPEMLNQHLDIIFTIAWSLALANIIGTGTCFLFTDHLARIATIRAQLLAPVLLVIMFLGAFMARRHIADIILFLFFGLLGWTMKRQGWPRPPLIIGFVLGSTVEKYLYISILTYGWTWLSRPWVIVLFLLIVAALATPAIQQYRNRTAAATNP
- a CDS encoding tripartite tricarboxylate transporter TctB family protein; amino-acid sequence: MQKTLSLLFDGFFLVLLAAAVATAWQWPFATGLFPLTIAIPVSLVAAAQFAKDAFFQGGQNEDSGQRERIRDIEVDRSVPARLVVQRAGTFYLCALGFLAAILLIGFKLSVPLFMVFYFRRFSRAGWPVTLILTGLLTGLVLGLFDAILHVGWPDNLLGHVLDRWKA